The Carnobacterium divergens nucleotide sequence CGATTGTCATAATAAGCAACAAATCTTGAATCCTCCAAATACATAGTTACTAATCCAATAGGAGCTTTGGCGGAATAAGTCGTCCATGTATAGGATAACCACTCTTTATGCATTGTCGCCAATTTTTTTGCTTCTATACTACTTGTATTGTTTGTATCCATTGCTTTTTTCAATTGTATAAAAA carries:
- a CDS encoding TipAS antibiotic-recognition domain-containing protein; amino-acid sequence: MSQERFKAFEEAIFIQLKKAMDTNNTSSIEAKKLATMHKEWLSYTWTTYSAKAPIGLVTMYLEDSRFVAYYDNRVGRGGLNF